The Bacteroidales bacterium WCE2008 genome includes a region encoding these proteins:
- a CDS encoding topoisomerase-4 subunit B yields MAELNTTNYTDDNIRTLEGVEHIRRRPGMYIGRLGNGDNPGDGIYVLLKEIVDNSIDEFAMGFGKQIKIDITEGTVTVRDFGRGIPLGSVVKATSQLNTGGKFDDEVFKKSVGLNGVGTKAVNALSQDFYVESFRDGKSSWASYRQGTLVDSGLKEKVSEKNGTLIRFTPDSEMFGRFAFNMDYVTTMVKNYSYLKKGLTLVLNGESYKSDNGLLDLVNENLSEQPLYAPIHLEGEDIEIVLTHGNSYGENVASFVNGQNTRDGGTHLAAFREAIAKTLKEFYKKNYAPEDCRQGIVGAISIQIQEPNFEGQTKTKLGSTYMWEKAKKGADGKIEKTPEGSIIIERGPTIRTFVNDFIAKHLDNYLHMHTDVVPVIEEKIKASQAEREEISGIQKKTRERTKRANVYNRKLRDCRYHFNDKLAKDKEKYREMSSIFITEGDSASGTITKARDAGFQAVFSLRGKPINCYKESRRKVAENEELNLLISALGVEDDLENLRYNNIIVATDADDDGMHIRMLVLTFFMKYYPDLIRREHVHILQTPLFRVRNKKETRYCYNPDEKQEAIDALKTGVEITRFKGLGEISSDEFGDFIGEGMRLDLVKLSDEESISDIMEFYMGANTIERQRFITRNLKSEEELEDINI; encoded by the coding sequence ATGGCAGAACTTAATACGACAAATTACACTGACGACAATATCCGCACCCTGGAAGGTGTGGAGCATATCCGCAGACGTCCGGGAATGTATATCGGACGACTCGGTAACGGAGATAACCCCGGAGACGGTATTTATGTGCTTCTGAAGGAAATCGTGGACAACTCTATCGACGAGTTCGCGATGGGTTTCGGAAAGCAGATAAAGATCGATATAACAGAAGGCACTGTAACAGTCAGGGACTTCGGCCGAGGCATTCCTCTGGGTTCTGTCGTAAAAGCCACGAGCCAGCTTAACACCGGCGGCAAGTTCGACGACGAGGTCTTCAAGAAATCCGTCGGATTGAACGGTGTCGGCACCAAGGCCGTAAACGCCCTCTCGCAGGACTTCTACGTGGAGTCTTTCCGCGACGGCAAAAGTTCATGGGCAAGCTACCGCCAGGGTACCCTCGTCGACAGCGGCCTGAAGGAAAAGGTAAGCGAGAAGAACGGAACTCTCATCCGCTTCACCCCTGATTCGGAGATGTTCGGCCGGTTCGCCTTCAACATGGACTACGTGACCACCATGGTCAAGAACTATTCCTACCTGAAGAAAGGCCTCACGCTCGTACTCAACGGAGAGTCATACAAGTCTGACAACGGTCTTCTCGACCTGGTCAACGAGAACCTCTCCGAGCAGCCTCTCTACGCCCCTATCCATCTGGAAGGCGAGGACATAGAGATCGTGCTGACCCACGGCAACTCCTACGGAGAGAATGTGGCTTCCTTCGTCAACGGCCAGAACACACGTGACGGCGGTACTCATCTCGCAGCATTCCGCGAGGCAATCGCAAAGACTCTAAAGGAGTTCTACAAGAAGAACTACGCTCCTGAGGATTGCCGCCAGGGTATCGTAGGAGCGATAAGCATCCAGATCCAGGAGCCTAACTTCGAAGGCCAGACAAAGACCAAGCTCGGTTCGACCTATATGTGGGAGAAGGCCAAGAAAGGCGCCGACGGCAAGATCGAGAAGACTCCGGAAGGATCCATTATTATCGAGCGCGGCCCTACCATCAGGACCTTCGTCAATGATTTCATCGCGAAGCATCTCGACAACTACCTCCATATGCATACGGACGTCGTTCCGGTAATCGAGGAGAAGATCAAAGCCTCCCAGGCGGAGCGCGAAGAGATCTCCGGTATCCAGAAGAAGACCCGCGAGCGTACCAAGAGGGCGAATGTATATAACCGAAAGCTCCGCGACTGCCGTTACCACTTCAACGACAAGCTCGCCAAGGACAAGGAGAAATACCGCGAGATGTCCAGCATCTTCATAACCGAGGGTGATTCCGCATCCGGAACCATCACCAAGGCCCGTGACGCAGGTTTCCAGGCTGTATTCAGCCTCCGAGGCAAGCCTATCAACTGCTATAAGGAAAGCCGCAGGAAAGTCGCCGAGAACGAGGAGCTCAACCTTCTCATCTCCGCCCTCGGAGTGGAGGACGACCTCGAGAATCTCCGCTACAACAACATCATCGTCGCAACCGATGCCGATGATGACGGAATGCATATCAGGATGCTCGTGCTGACCTTCTTCATGAAGTATTACCCTGACCTTATCCGAAGGGAGCATGTACATATTCTCCAGACTCCGCTTTTCAGAGTCCGCAACAAGAAGGAGACCCGTTACTGCTACAACCCTGACGAGAAGCAGGAAGCTATCGACGCTCTCAAGACAGGAGTCGAGATCACACGATTCAAAGGTCTCGGAGAAATCTCCTCCGACGAGTTCGGAGACTTCATCGGCGAGGGCATGAGACTCGACCTTGTAAAACTCTCGGACGAAGAGTCCATTTCGGACATCATGGAGTTCTACATGGGCGCCAACACTATTGAAAGACAACGATTCATCACCCGGAACCTCAAGTCCGAAGAGGAACTGGAGGATATAAACATTTAA
- a CDS encoding zinc protease — translation MKKFLFTIASLVLTASSFLAFGQAGELPTDPAVRKGKLDNGLTYYIRHNEIPEGRAEFYLATDVGAIQETPDQDGLAHFLEHMCFNGTKNFPDKGILDYLQSIGASFGGNVNASTGVEQTVYMLNNIPLVNQTVIDTCILIMHDYAYYVTNDPVEIDKERDVILEEKRYRDSGEWRIQRKAEKIIYEGTKYADCSIIGTEEQLKTFKPESLHNFYKTWYHPDMQALIVVGDVDVDYVEQKIKDIFGEIPSAVDPKAKDVIKIPEFIETRVGILTDPELSRGSVNVLWESEPLPEEYNNTAVGFSTDIVKSIICDIARERLSDLAAKPDCPFINANLGFYGYCETMEAVEGSVTFKEGKAVEAFNALMLEIEKIKRFGFTDDEVERAKEELLSQYETSANKADTRKNSQLVYELIYNFFDNTPYMAPKDQYELAKMIIGQGINAQVLNQVLPTLFPDKNTVIIYRSPEKEGIVHPTEQQLLDVFNAAKTAEIEQTEGEKIEKDFLDPSALKAGKVKSESDGLYGSKVWNLSNGVKVILYPSELEKDRIMVRLEKEGGSSTIPVEDMPSFDSNILALFNQNSGISRFPATTVGKMLSGKQVSTSFGIGEFRQTLSANSTVKDIETAFQMLHLMVTDPRFDKDEYDKGINTIKAILPNLVSQPDFKLQEEVAKTIYVNKERNEVLSDAILEKASLETLEKHYRRLFCDAAGATLYIAGDFDPEAIKPLVETYVASLPADKKAEKWIDNDNDIKKGKIVNDFKAVMNTPQTTVADIYTAYIDDSYANEVALGAVSYIMDMRYTTSLREEEGGTYGASTMGDLSSEPEPMAMFQIFFKCNPDKADKLRELATKGLNELAENGPTAEEFTMAINNIKKNIPERRVNNSYWLSCLLENEHLGRDRDKGYEAAAEALTAEAVKAMAKTIVSSGNYIELIMRPQVEE, via the coding sequence ATGAAAAAATTTCTGTTTACTATCGCTTCATTAGTGCTGACGGCAAGTTCATTCCTTGCATTCGGCCAGGCAGGAGAACTACCGACTGATCCGGCCGTACGTAAAGGAAAACTTGACAACGGTCTGACCTACTATATCAGGCATAATGAAATCCCTGAGGGCCGTGCGGAGTTTTATCTCGCCACCGACGTCGGAGCTATCCAGGAGACCCCGGACCAGGATGGTCTCGCCCACTTCCTGGAGCACATGTGCTTCAACGGCACTAAGAACTTCCCTGACAAAGGCATTCTCGACTATCTCCAGTCTATCGGAGCATCTTTCGGCGGCAACGTCAATGCCTCTACGGGAGTCGAGCAGACTGTCTACATGCTCAACAATATTCCGCTTGTAAACCAGACTGTCATCGATACCTGTATCCTTATCATGCATGACTACGCCTACTATGTGACCAACGATCCCGTAGAGATCGACAAGGAGAGAGACGTCATCCTCGAAGAAAAGAGGTACAGGGACAGCGGCGAATGGAGAATCCAGCGCAAGGCAGAAAAGATAATTTATGAAGGGACAAAATATGCTGACTGCAGCATTATCGGTACCGAAGAGCAGCTCAAGACATTCAAGCCTGAAAGCCTCCACAACTTCTACAAGACCTGGTACCACCCGGATATGCAGGCTCTCATCGTAGTGGGAGATGTCGATGTGGATTACGTAGAGCAGAAGATCAAAGATATCTTCGGTGAGATTCCTTCGGCCGTGGATCCAAAGGCAAAGGATGTGATCAAGATTCCTGAGTTCATCGAGACCAGGGTAGGCATCCTTACAGATCCGGAGCTTTCAAGAGGTTCTGTCAATGTGCTCTGGGAGAGCGAGCCTCTGCCTGAGGAGTACAACAACACAGCTGTCGGATTCTCTACTGACATCGTCAAAAGTATAATCTGCGATATAGCCAGAGAAAGACTGTCCGACCTCGCGGCAAAGCCAGACTGTCCTTTCATCAACGCAAATCTCGGCTTCTACGGATATTGCGAGACGATGGAAGCGGTCGAAGGTTCTGTCACCTTTAAGGAAGGCAAGGCAGTCGAGGCCTTCAACGCCCTCATGCTCGAAATCGAGAAGATCAAGAGATTCGGTTTCACTGACGACGAGGTCGAAAGAGCCAAGGAAGAACTTCTCTCCCAGTACGAGACCAGCGCCAACAAAGCCGACACGAGAAAGAACTCCCAGCTCGTATATGAGCTTATCTATAACTTCTTCGACAATACTCCGTACATGGCTCCTAAGGACCAGTATGAGCTTGCGAAGATGATCATCGGACAGGGAATCAACGCTCAGGTGCTCAACCAGGTGCTTCCTACCCTCTTCCCGGACAAGAACACTGTAATCATCTACAGATCTCCTGAAAAAGAAGGTATCGTACATCCGACGGAGCAACAGCTTCTCGATGTATTCAATGCGGCCAAGACTGCCGAGATCGAACAGACTGAAGGCGAGAAGATAGAGAAGGACTTCCTCGATCCGTCAGCACTCAAGGCTGGAAAGGTCAAATCCGAATCGGATGGACTCTATGGCAGCAAAGTCTGGAATCTTTCCAACGGTGTCAAGGTCATCCTTTATCCTAGCGAACTCGAGAAAGACAGAATCATGGTCAGACTCGAAAAAGAAGGCGGCTCAAGCACCATTCCTGTCGAGGACATGCCAAGTTTCGATTCCAATATCCTTGCTCTCTTCAACCAGAACAGCGGTATTTCCCGCTTCCCGGCAACTACCGTAGGCAAGATGCTTTCCGGCAAGCAGGTATCCACTTCGTTCGGCATCGGCGAGTTCAGGCAGACCCTCAGCGCGAATTCTACCGTGAAAGATATCGAGACCGCGTTCCAGATGCTTCACCTTATGGTTACCGATCCGCGTTTCGACAAGGACGAGTATGACAAGGGCATAAACACTATCAAGGCCATCCTTCCTAATCTCGTAAGCCAGCCGGACTTCAAGCTTCAGGAAGAAGTCGCCAAGACTATCTATGTCAACAAGGAGCGCAACGAGGTCCTCAGCGACGCCATCCTTGAGAAAGCCAGCCTCGAGACTCTCGAGAAGCACTACAGAAGACTGTTCTGCGATGCTGCCGGAGCCACGCTCTATATAGCAGGAGACTTCGATCCGGAGGCCATAAAACCGCTCGTCGAGACCTATGTCGCTTCTCTTCCGGCAGACAAGAAGGCCGAAAAGTGGATTGACAACGACAACGACATAAAGAAAGGCAAGATCGTCAACGACTTCAAGGCCGTGATGAATACGCCTCAGACTACTGTCGCCGATATCTACACCGCCTACATCGATGACAGCTACGCCAATGAGGTCGCTCTCGGCGCAGTAAGCTATATCATGGACATGAGATATACCACTTCTCTCCGCGAGGAGGAAGGCGGCACCTATGGAGCCAGCACTATGGGAGATCTCAGTTCAGAGCCTGAGCCTATGGCTATGTTCCAGATCTTCTTCAAATGCAACCCTGACAAGGCAGACAAGCTCCGCGAGCTTGCCACAAAAGGCCTCAATGAACTTGCAGAGAACGGTCCTACCGCCGAAGAGTTCACGATGGCTATCAATAATATCAAGAAGAACATTCCTGAGCGCAGAGTCAACAACAGCTACTGGCTGAGCTGTCTTCTCGAGAACGAGCATCTCGGAAGAGACCGCGACAAGGGATATGAGGCCGCAGCAGAGGCTCTTACGGCAGAGGCTGTCAAGGCTATGGCCAAGACCATCGTTTCAAGCGGCAACTATATCGAACTGATCATGAGACCTCAGGTAGAGGAATAA
- a CDS encoding Acyltransferase — MWGKFCGFLLKTMGWTSDTGPAPEKKCILLGVPHTSIWDFIISYLFYRQYGIQAKCMIKKELFFWPLGPVIKAMGGVPTDRKNATTLVKSIITAMEEDEMFHLAIAPEGTRKPVKRWKTGYHLISRAVDCPVYLCYFNWGTKHIGLGPKVDLTDDAKADTEKIQALYEEMHLVGKHPKNYITH, encoded by the coding sequence ATGTGGGGAAAATTCTGCGGTTTCTTGCTCAAGACTATGGGCTGGACCTCCGATACGGGGCCGGCTCCTGAGAAGAAGTGCATTCTTCTGGGCGTACCGCATACTTCTATATGGGACTTCATCATCTCGTACCTGTTCTATAGACAGTACGGGATCCAGGCCAAATGCATGATCAAGAAGGAACTCTTCTTCTGGCCCCTCGGTCCCGTCATCAAAGCGATGGGCGGAGTGCCTACCGACAGGAAAAATGCGACAACACTTGTCAAGAGTATAATAACGGCGATGGAGGAAGATGAAATGTTCCACCTGGCCATAGCTCCTGAAGGCACCAGAAAGCCGGTAAAGAGATGGAAGACCGGCTACCATCTGATTTCGAGGGCAGTGGATTGCCCGGTATACCTGTGCTATTTCAACTGGGGGACGAAGCATATAGGCCTCGGTCCGAAAGTTGATCTCACCGATGACGCGAAAGCGGACACGGAAAAAATCCAGGCGCTGTATGAGGAGATGCACCTGGTCGGGAAGCACCCGAAAAATTATATAACTCATTGA
- a CDS encoding DNA-binding transcriptional regulator, LysR family has product MQEDFRLRVFVTLAEQGSFTLAAKTLGISQPAVSQHITALEKSLGTELFSRNRGEVSLTDAGRSFMKYAEKILYWYSAANSMFGESGSPAASKPVMIDADPVSASYILPPALSAIAVGNPEIAFTVGRADNADLSLTVSPSPGTMDFEGEAKVVGIMDAAAVASASNPTARTGFSTLAGVHVSNSFAVWDRYLPMLTPDLRARVSVVSPSVELVKSMVMESDSLVGVVPSPAVRRHVTEGSLVLLPAVLTSLAFDIHFDPSPAFMDQPLCRLLRQSVIDSLQ; this is encoded by the coding sequence ATGCAGGAAGATTTCAGACTGAGAGTATTCGTCACTTTGGCTGAGCAGGGGAGTTTCACCCTGGCGGCCAAGACTCTCGGCATCTCCCAGCCGGCTGTCAGCCAGCATATCACGGCCCTGGAAAAATCCCTGGGCACGGAACTGTTCTCCAGAAACCGCGGCGAAGTCTCCCTCACCGACGCCGGCCGCAGTTTCATGAAATACGCCGAAAAGATCCTCTACTGGTACTCGGCCGCCAACTCCATGTTCGGGGAATCCGGCAGTCCGGCCGCCTCGAAGCCGGTCATGATCGACGCCGACCCGGTTTCGGCCTCATATATTCTGCCGCCGGCCCTTTCTGCCATAGCAGTCGGTAACCCCGAAATAGCCTTCACTGTCGGTCGCGCCGACAATGCCGACCTCAGTCTGACTGTCAGCCCGAGTCCCGGGACAATGGACTTCGAGGGAGAAGCGAAAGTAGTCGGGATCATGGACGCTGCCGCCGTCGCCTCTGCCTCCAATCCGACTGCCCGTACCGGGTTCTCGACCCTCGCAGGGGTCCATGTCTCCAACAGTTTTGCCGTATGGGACCGGTATCTCCCGATGCTGACCCCGGACCTCCGCGCCCGCGTCTCGGTCGTCTCTCCGTCGGTCGAGCTCGTCAAGTCTATGGTCATGGAATCGGACTCTCTGGTCGGAGTCGTCCCGTCCCCGGCTGTCCGTCGCCATGTCACCGAAGGCAGTCTCGTCCTCCTGCCGGCAGTGCTGACATCCCTTGCTTTCGACATCCATTTCGACCCGTCGCCGGCATTCATGGACCAGCCTCTCTGCCGGCTTCTGCGCCAGTCTGTCATCGACAGCCTCCAGTAA
- a CDS encoding Sugar (pentulose or hexulose) kinase has protein sequence MDAKSTILSGKAILGIEFGSTRIKAVLIDAANKPIAQGSHTWENQLVDGLWTYSLDAIWDGLRDCYGDLRADVRKQYGVEIEKLAAIGISAMMHGYMAFDSKQNILVPFRTWRNTNTGKAAAALSELFNFNIPLRWSISHLYQAILDKEPHVKDIDFLTTLAGYIHWQLTGRKVLGIGDASGMIPVDSTTGTYSAAMVGSFDALTADYGFRWKLTDILPAVLNAGEDAGSLTPEGAKRLDASGHLQPGVPFCPPEGDAGTGMVATNAVKPRTGNVSAGTSSFSMIVLEKELSRPYEMIDMVTTPDGSPVAMVHCNNCTSDLNAWVGIFKEYQELLGVPVDMDELYGKLYNKALEGDADCGGLISYNYFSGEPVAGLTDGRPLFVRSASDKFNLANFMRAHLYGSVGVLKLGNDILFKKEKVKVERITGHGGLFKTKGVGQRILAAALDSPISVMETAGEGGAWGIALLASYLVNKGGKSLADYLESEVFAGNTGMEVRPDEADVKGFNSYIGNYIACLPVEKAAVESKK, from the coding sequence ATGGACGCCAAATCTACCATACTTTCGGGCAAGGCTATTCTCGGCATCGAATTCGGCTCTACCAGAATCAAGGCAGTGCTGATCGATGCCGCCAACAAGCCGATCGCCCAGGGTAGCCATACCTGGGAGAACCAGCTGGTGGACGGGCTGTGGACATACAGTCTCGACGCCATCTGGGACGGACTCCGCGACTGCTACGGCGACCTCCGGGCCGACGTACGGAAGCAGTATGGCGTAGAAATCGAAAAGCTGGCGGCAATCGGCATCAGCGCCATGATGCACGGCTACATGGCCTTCGATTCAAAGCAGAACATCCTCGTGCCTTTCAGGACATGGAGGAATACCAATACCGGCAAAGCTGCAGCAGCGCTGTCGGAACTGTTCAATTTCAATATTCCTCTTCGGTGGAGCATCTCGCATCTGTATCAGGCTATTCTCGACAAGGAGCCTCATGTAAAAGACATAGACTTTCTGACTACACTTGCGGGATATATCCACTGGCAGCTGACCGGGCGTAAAGTGCTCGGAATCGGCGACGCCTCCGGAATGATTCCGGTAGATTCTACTACCGGGACCTATTCGGCGGCAATGGTTGGCAGTTTCGACGCACTGACCGCAGACTATGGTTTCAGATGGAAGCTTACGGACATCCTTCCTGCAGTCCTGAATGCCGGAGAGGATGCAGGCTCGCTTACTCCGGAAGGAGCAAAGAGACTGGACGCATCCGGACATCTCCAGCCGGGAGTTCCGTTCTGCCCTCCTGAAGGCGACGCCGGTACCGGAATGGTAGCGACAAATGCCGTCAAGCCTCGTACCGGAAATGTGTCCGCCGGCACATCGTCGTTCTCGATGATAGTGCTGGAGAAGGAGCTGTCAAGGCCTTATGAGATGATCGACATGGTCACGACCCCTGACGGAAGTCCGGTTGCCATGGTGCATTGCAACAACTGCACGTCGGACCTCAACGCTTGGGTAGGCATCTTCAAGGAGTATCAGGAGCTTCTCGGAGTCCCTGTAGATATGGACGAGCTGTACGGAAAGCTGTACAACAAAGCCCTCGAAGGCGATGCTGACTGCGGCGGACTTATCTCATACAACTACTTCTCGGGAGAGCCTGTTGCCGGACTTACTGACGGAAGGCCGTTGTTCGTACGCTCCGCATCAGACAAGTTCAACCTTGCCAACTTCATGCGTGCGCATCTGTACGGTTCGGTCGGAGTACTGAAACTGGGCAACGACATTCTCTTCAAGAAGGAGAAGGTCAAGGTCGAAAGGATTACCGGACACGGGGGTCTGTTCAAGACAAAAGGCGTCGGACAGAGAATTCTGGCCGCAGCTCTCGACTCCCCTATCTCCGTAATGGAGACGGCAGGAGAAGGCGGAGCCTGGGGTATAGCCCTGCTTGCTTCTTACCTTGTCAACAAGGGAGGAAAGTCTCTCGCGGACTATCTCGAGTCTGAAGTCTTCGCCGGAAACACCGGAATGGAGGTAAGACCGGACGAGGCCGATGTCAAAGGATTCAACAGTTATATCGGTAACTATATTGCCTGTCTCCCTGTCGAGAAGGCAGCCGTAGAATCGAAAAAATAG
- a CDS encoding long-chain acyl-CoA synthetase, translating to MRNSFNRLWSKKENIVTTLGKLFDYSTITFAKRQLSCFDDGSDGYTYASFRHKCLDISHRMSRFGIKAGDKVAILSQNMPNWALAFFSATAFGRVAVPILPDSSESEVTNILTHSDTKVIFISQRMMSKLSKECYDKLTLIIDIETLETIKKDDRAFTCEGWTVNPQPDSLAAIIYTSGTSGKAKGVMLSHRNLVQNIIEASYAQPAGRKDRWLSILPMSHTYEMALSMLYPIYCGACVYYIQKPPTPRILMAAMKNVRPTIMCAVPLIIEKIYKTSIMPTIEKSRILSWMKDHTPCLLYRLVGKRLYSTFGGKLKFFGIGGSKLDPVVEDFLKRAHFPYAIGYGLTETAPLITNACVGKTVVGSIGVPAHNVEVKLMNVNPETGEGEIYARGDNVMLGYYKDPERTRSVITDDGWFRTHDLACMDKKGRYYIKGRLSNMIVGASGENIYPEEIEQVINSVEGVNESLVMERDGKLIALIKFDDSIINWDQASEDEFFKTLEARKQAVLDFVNKHVSKQSKVNNIEAVKEPFEKTATQKIRRYKYQGAKGDDRELEDKNKKQ from the coding sequence ATGCGGAATTCTTTCAACAGGCTATGGTCCAAGAAAGAGAATATCGTCACGACGCTGGGAAAGCTGTTTGACTATTCGACCATAACCTTTGCTAAAAGACAGCTGTCGTGCTTCGATGACGGCAGCGACGGATATACCTACGCCTCCTTCAGGCATAAATGTCTGGATATATCCCACAGGATGTCCAGATTCGGCATCAAAGCAGGCGACAAGGTAGCCATCCTTTCCCAGAACATGCCTAACTGGGCACTTGCATTCTTTTCGGCGACAGCATTCGGCCGCGTAGCGGTCCCGATTCTGCCGGACTCTTCTGAAAGCGAAGTCACCAACATACTTACCCACTCCGACACGAAAGTCATCTTCATCTCCCAGAGAATGATGTCCAAACTTTCGAAAGAGTGCTACGACAAGCTTACTCTCATAATCGACATCGAGACTCTCGAGACCATAAAGAAAGACGACCGCGCCTTCACCTGTGAAGGATGGACCGTCAATCCCCAGCCCGACAGCCTCGCAGCCATCATCTATACTTCCGGGACCTCCGGAAAGGCCAAAGGCGTAATGCTCAGCCACCGCAATCTCGTGCAGAACATAATCGAGGCTTCATACGCCCAGCCTGCCGGCCGAAAGGACCGCTGGCTGTCGATCCTGCCGATGTCACACACCTACGAGATGGCCCTCAGCATGCTCTACCCTATCTACTGCGGAGCCTGCGTCTATTACATCCAGAAGCCGCCTACCCCAAGGATCCTGATGGCCGCGATGAAGAACGTCCGCCCTACGATCATGTGCGCAGTTCCTCTGATCATAGAGAAGATCTACAAGACGAGCATCATGCCTACGATCGAGAAGAGCCGGATTCTCTCCTGGATGAAGGATCATACGCCATGCCTTCTCTACCGTCTCGTCGGCAAGAGACTCTATTCGACCTTCGGCGGGAAACTGAAGTTCTTCGGTATCGGCGGCTCGAAGCTGGATCCGGTCGTAGAGGACTTCCTCAAACGGGCTCATTTCCCTTATGCCATCGGATATGGTCTTACCGAGACAGCCCCTCTGATCACCAACGCCTGCGTCGGCAAGACGGTAGTCGGCTCGATTGGAGTCCCGGCGCACAATGTCGAGGTCAAGCTCATGAACGTAAATCCCGAGACTGGAGAGGGCGAGATATACGCCCGAGGCGACAATGTCATGCTCGGTTACTACAAGGACCCGGAGAGGACCAGGTCCGTCATCACCGACGACGGCTGGTTCCGGACCCATGATCTCGCTTGCATGGACAAGAAGGGCAGATACTATATCAAAGGCCGCCTGAGCAATATGATCGTCGGCGCATCCGGAGAGAATATCTATCCTGAGGAGATCGAGCAGGTCATCAATTCAGTCGAGGGCGTCAACGAGTCGCTCGTCATGGAACGCGACGGCAAGCTGATCGCGCTGATCAAGTTCGATGATTCCATAATCAACTGGGACCAGGCTTCAGAAGACGAGTTCTTCAAGACTCTCGAGGCCCGCAAGCAGGCCGTGCTTGACTTTGTAAACAAGCATGTGAGCAAGCAGAGCAAGGTCAACAATATCGAGGCTGTCAAGGAGCCGTTCGAGAAGACGGCTACCCAGAAGATACGCCGGTACAAGTACCAGGGCGCCAAGGGTGACGACAGGGAACTCGAGGATAAGAACAAGAAACAATAA
- a CDS encoding L-arabinose isomerase yields MVKAFDNLEVWFITGAQLLYGGDAVVQVDGHSTKMVEGMNASGILPIKLVYKGTANSTEEVAELMAAAEVEKKCVGVITWMHTFSPAKMWIHGLQKLRKPLLHLHTQFNEEIPWDTMDMDFMNLNQSAHGDREYGFILSRMRKAHKTVVGYWKDPQTLGHIAVWQRVAAAWADAQDLKILRFGDQMNNVAVTDGDKVEAEMRLGYHVDYMPFSSVMEYFDKIADKDVDALVKVYFEEYDHARELEDKNSEAYRKIWNSAKAELTLRAVLKDTGAKGFTTNFDDLGDYNVEKTGRGFDQIPGLASQRLMAEGYGFGAEGDWKTAALYRTVWYMTQGLPEGCSFLEDYTLNFDGKRSAILQAHMLEVCPLIAAAKPKLEVHHLGIGIRKTQTARLVFTSKTGKGVTATVVDMGGRFRLVVNDVECIEPKPLPKLPVASALWIPMPNFEVGAGAWILAGGTHHSCFSYDITPEYWEDYAEIAGIEMLHISEKTTLEDFKREMRINEVYYLLNKALK; encoded by the coding sequence ATGGTAAAAGCATTTGATAATCTCGAGGTCTGGTTCATTACCGGCGCCCAGCTTCTCTACGGAGGAGATGCAGTCGTCCAGGTCGACGGACACTCCACAAAGATGGTGGAGGGAATGAATGCCTCCGGCATACTCCCTATTAAACTCGTTTACAAAGGTACCGCAAACTCTACCGAAGAGGTTGCCGAACTCATGGCGGCTGCCGAGGTCGAGAAGAAATGCGTCGGTGTAATCACCTGGATGCATACCTTCTCCCCTGCCAAGATGTGGATCCACGGTCTGCAGAAACTCCGCAAACCGCTTCTCCACCTGCATACCCAATTCAACGAAGAGATTCCTTGGGATACCATGGACATGGACTTCATGAATCTCAACCAGAGCGCCCATGGAGACCGCGAATACGGATTCATACTCAGCCGCATGCGCAAGGCCCACAAGACTGTAGTTGGCTATTGGAAAGACCCTCAGACTCTCGGCCACATCGCCGTATGGCAGCGCGTGGCCGCGGCATGGGCAGACGCCCAGGACCTCAAGATCCTCCGTTTCGGCGACCAGATGAACAATGTCGCCGTAACCGACGGAGACAAGGTGGAAGCCGAGATGAGACTCGGATACCATGTCGATTACATGCCTTTCAGCAGCGTGATGGAGTATTTCGACAAAATCGCTGACAAGGATGTGGATGCTCTCGTTAAAGTCTATTTCGAGGAGTATGACCATGCCAGGGAGCTCGAGGACAAGAACTCCGAGGCATACCGCAAGATATGGAACTCCGCCAAGGCAGAGCTTACCCTCCGCGCTGTCCTGAAGGACACCGGCGCAAAGGGCTTCACGACCAATTTCGATGACCTCGGAGACTACAATGTAGAGAAGACAGGCCGCGGCTTCGACCAGATTCCGGGACTCGCATCCCAGAGACTGATGGCCGAAGGCTATGGTTTCGGAGCAGAAGGTGACTGGAAGACGGCGGCCCTTTACCGCACGGTATGGTACATGACCCAGGGACTTCCTGAGGGATGCTCATTCCTCGAGGACTACACCCTCAACTTCGACGGCAAACGTTCCGCTATTCTCCAGGCCCATATGCTCGAAGTCTGCCCTCTGATTGCGGCTGCCAAGCCTAAGCTCGAGGTACATCATCTCGGCATCGGCATACGCAAGACCCAGACCGCCCGCCTGGTGTTCACCAGCAAGACCGGAAAGGGCGTGACCGCAACGGTTGTCGATATGGGCGGACGTTTCCGTCTCGTCGTCAACGACGTGGAGTGCATCGAGCCGAAACCGCTTCCTAAGCTTCCTGTAGCATCCGCTCTCTGGATTCCTATGCCGAATTTCGAGGTCGGAGCAGGCGCGTGGATTCTCGCAGGAGGTACGCACCACAGCTGCTTCTCATACGACATCACTCCTGAGTACTGGGAGGACTACGCCGAAATCGCAGGCATCGAAATGCTGCATATCAGCGAAAAGACCACCCTCGAGGACTTCAAGAGAGAGATGCGCATCAACGAAGTATATTACTTACTCAATAAAGCCCTCAAGTAA